A stretch of the Catenulispora sp. EB89 genome encodes the following:
- a CDS encoding thioesterase II family protein, which yields MDDELLIRRYRDDGGCPTKLICFAPAGAGASTFHTWARGLPSDVGLLAVRYPGREDRLRDPIPPRLEDLADEIADGIKGLSAYRLVLFGHSMGATVAHEVALRLQEQGNPPAALCVSGRRPTHLLPGRKLIFGTDEEIIAHIVGFDDSRAAVFADEALRDLVLPAIRADYRLVDTFDGGERPLLDCPIYGYTGDVDTEVTPEQMDRWSELTRGPFRLVVMPGGHFYLRAEQAALLADLSGVLAEVKSRTMTAP from the coding sequence GTGGACGACGAACTACTGATCCGCCGCTACCGCGACGACGGCGGCTGCCCGACGAAGCTGATCTGCTTCGCCCCCGCCGGCGCCGGCGCGAGCACCTTCCACACCTGGGCCCGCGGACTCCCATCAGACGTCGGCCTCCTCGCCGTCCGATACCCGGGCCGAGAGGACCGCCTGCGCGATCCGATCCCGCCCCGCCTGGAGGACCTCGCCGACGAGATCGCCGACGGCATCAAGGGCCTGAGCGCCTACCGCCTGGTCCTGTTCGGCCACAGCATGGGCGCCACCGTCGCACACGAGGTCGCACTGCGCCTCCAGGAACAGGGGAACCCGCCGGCGGCGCTGTGCGTGTCCGGCCGCCGACCGACGCACCTGCTACCCGGCCGAAAGCTGATCTTCGGCACCGACGAGGAGATCATCGCCCACATCGTCGGCTTCGACGACAGCCGCGCCGCCGTCTTCGCCGACGAGGCCCTACGCGACCTCGTGCTGCCCGCAATCCGAGCGGACTACCGCCTGGTGGACACCTTCGACGGCGGCGAGCGCCCCCTGCTGGACTGCCCGATCTACGGCTACACCGGCGACGTCGACACCGAGGTAACGCCGGAGCAGATGGACCGCTGGTCGGAGCTGACCCGGGGCCCATTCCGGCTCGTAGTGATGCCCGGCGGGCACTTCTACCTCCGGGCCGAACAGGCTGCACTGCTGGCGGACCTCAGCGGCGTCCTCGCCGAGGTCAAGTCCCGGACGATGACCGCGCCCTGA
- a CDS encoding lysine N(6)-hydroxylase/L-ornithine N(5)-oxygenase family protein, producing the protein MSESENAIYDVVGVGFGPSNLSLAIALEEQRTDCPENGISSLFLERQAAFGWHRNMLLPSTTMQISFLKDLATFRNPTSSFSFISFLHASGRLLQFVNNQDFFPTRKEFHQYLDWAQARVAHRVSYGSQVRSIRLAPDAAPERPVLELEVADTGGRGSRTVLARNVVISTGLVPSMPEGVSRDERVWHSSEFLEKYRTMNPRELRRVAVAGAGQSAAEIVRFLYDELPHAQVHAIVPAYGYPISDDSPFANQVFNPEAVDDYYFGSDRTRDTFWRYHRNTNYSVVDEDVIKALYQRWYDDEIQGVKRLEFINLTRVAGVKRVGAETRVSLQEGPGAEIRELNVDALVCATGYAAMNPSSLLGDLDRLCLRDDSGRYRMERDYRIATTPELGCGIYLQGGTEHSHGLASSLLSNIALRSGEIIDSIVARRTEQDAQGPVLAEFGG; encoded by the coding sequence ATGAGTGAGAGTGAAAACGCTATCTACGACGTGGTCGGCGTCGGTTTCGGTCCGTCCAACCTGTCGCTTGCCATCGCCCTGGAGGAACAGCGGACGGATTGTCCCGAGAATGGGATAAGCAGTCTCTTCCTGGAACGGCAGGCGGCTTTCGGATGGCACCGCAACATGCTGTTGCCGTCGACCACCATGCAGATTTCCTTCCTCAAGGATCTGGCGACCTTCCGCAATCCGACGTCGAGCTTCAGCTTCATCTCCTTCCTGCACGCGTCGGGGCGGCTGCTGCAGTTCGTGAACAACCAGGACTTCTTTCCCACGCGCAAGGAGTTCCACCAGTACCTGGACTGGGCCCAGGCCAGGGTGGCGCACCGGGTCTCCTACGGCTCGCAGGTACGGTCGATCCGGCTGGCCCCGGACGCCGCGCCGGAGCGGCCGGTGCTGGAGCTGGAGGTCGCCGACACCGGCGGCCGGGGCAGCCGGACCGTGCTGGCGCGCAACGTCGTCATCTCGACCGGCCTGGTGCCCAGCATGCCCGAGGGCGTGAGCCGGGACGAGCGGGTGTGGCACAGCTCGGAGTTCCTGGAGAAGTACCGCACGATGAACCCGCGCGAACTGCGCCGGGTCGCGGTCGCCGGAGCCGGCCAGAGCGCCGCGGAGATCGTCCGGTTCCTGTACGACGAGCTGCCGCACGCCCAGGTGCACGCGATCGTCCCGGCGTACGGCTACCCCATCTCGGACGACTCGCCGTTCGCCAACCAGGTCTTCAACCCCGAGGCCGTCGACGACTACTACTTCGGCAGCGACCGCACGCGCGACACGTTCTGGCGGTACCACCGCAACACCAACTACTCGGTCGTCGACGAGGACGTGATCAAGGCCCTGTACCAGCGCTGGTACGACGACGAGATCCAGGGCGTCAAGCGCCTGGAGTTCATCAACCTGACCCGGGTCGCCGGCGTCAAACGGGTCGGCGCCGAGACCCGCGTGTCCCTCCAGGAAGGCCCCGGCGCCGAGATCCGCGAACTCAACGTCGACGCCCTGGTCTGCGCGACCGGCTACGCCGCGATGAACCCCTCGAGCCTGCTCGGCGACCTGGACCGGCTGTGCCTGCGCGACGACTCGGGCCGCTACCGGATGGAACGCGACTACCGCATAGCCACCACTCCGGAGCTAGGCTGCGGTATCTACCTGCAAGGCGGCACCGAGCACAGCCACGGCCTGGCCTCCTCCCTGCTGTCGAACATCGCACTGCGCAGCGGAGAGATCATCGACTCGATCGTGGCCCGGCGCACAGAACAGGACGCCCAGGGCCCGGTCCTCGCCGAGTTCGGAGGATGA
- a CDS encoding dTDP-4-dehydrorhamnose 3,5-epimerase family protein: MHARQLDVEGVVEFSPEIHRDDRGLFVSPFTREALAEHTGLGVFSVTQLSYSTSQRGTMRGIHFTKCPPGKAKFVCCLAGEALDFVVDLRKGSPTFGRWDTAELSGATMRALYVPVGVGHGFAALRDDTLISYMIAGDYVPSFEIALSPLDPDLGLPLPAGLELLLSDRDRAAPTLKELDERGLLPDYAEARRLDASL, translated from the coding sequence ATGCACGCCCGACAACTCGATGTGGAAGGTGTCGTCGAGTTCTCCCCGGAGATCCACCGCGACGATCGCGGATTGTTCGTCTCCCCGTTCACCCGGGAGGCGCTCGCCGAGCACACCGGCCTGGGCGTCTTCTCCGTCACCCAGCTCAGCTACAGCACCTCGCAGCGCGGCACGATGCGCGGCATCCACTTCACCAAGTGCCCGCCGGGGAAGGCGAAGTTCGTGTGCTGTCTGGCCGGCGAGGCCCTGGATTTCGTCGTGGACCTGCGCAAGGGCTCACCCACGTTCGGCCGCTGGGACACCGCGGAGTTGAGCGGCGCCACCATGCGGGCGCTGTACGTGCCGGTCGGTGTGGGGCACGGCTTCGCCGCCCTCCGGGACGACACCCTCATCTCGTACATGATCGCCGGCGATTACGTCCCCTCCTTCGAGATCGCCCTTTCTCCGCTGGACCCGGACCTCGGCCTGCCGCTTCCGGCAGGGCTGGAGCTGCTGCTGTCCGACCGCGACCGCGCGGCACCCACCCTGAAGGAGCTCGACGAGCGGGGCCTGCTTCCCGACTACGCCGAGGCCCGGCGTCTCGACGCGTCGCTGTGA
- a CDS encoding aldo/keto reductase, which yields MTTVHADDTLHTRLGRTALRVSRICLGTVNFGGRVSEPEARALMDHAVDSGVNFVDTADMYGWREYQGYTEEVVGRWLVSSAALRDQVVLATKVGNPMGGGVNDRGLSARHIIAGCEASLRRLGTEWIDLFQMHHVDRDAGWDEVWQAMEILVRQGKVRYVGSSNFAGWDLAAAQEAAKARHFVGVVSEQCLYNLAVRHPELELLPAARAYGVAVMPWSPLHGGLLSGVLRKTAEGRAVKSGQGRSAAALERMHGTIERYEQLCADFGRDPAQVGLAWVTARPGVTSTVIGPRTPDHVKDALQALESPLSDEQTALLEELFPPIGNGGTAPDAWLS from the coding sequence GTGACCACCGTCCACGCCGACGACACACTGCACACCCGGCTGGGCCGCACCGCGCTGCGCGTCAGCCGGATCTGCCTGGGCACGGTCAACTTCGGCGGCCGGGTCTCCGAGCCGGAAGCCAGGGCCCTGATGGACCACGCGGTCGACAGCGGCGTCAACTTCGTGGACACCGCCGACATGTACGGCTGGCGCGAGTACCAGGGCTACACCGAGGAGGTCGTCGGCAGGTGGCTGGTGTCCTCGGCCGCGCTGCGCGACCAGGTGGTGCTGGCCACCAAGGTGGGCAACCCGATGGGCGGCGGCGTCAACGACCGGGGGCTGTCGGCCCGCCACATCATCGCCGGCTGCGAGGCCTCGCTGCGCCGGCTGGGCACCGAGTGGATCGACCTGTTCCAGATGCACCACGTCGACCGGGACGCCGGCTGGGACGAGGTGTGGCAGGCCATGGAGATCCTGGTGCGGCAGGGCAAGGTCCGCTACGTGGGCTCGTCGAACTTCGCCGGGTGGGATCTGGCCGCGGCCCAGGAGGCGGCGAAGGCGCGCCACTTCGTGGGCGTCGTCTCCGAGCAGTGTCTTTACAACCTCGCCGTGCGCCATCCCGAACTCGAACTGCTCCCCGCGGCCCGCGCGTACGGAGTGGCCGTGATGCCCTGGTCGCCGCTGCACGGCGGACTGCTCAGCGGCGTCCTGCGCAAGACCGCCGAAGGCCGGGCGGTGAAGTCGGGGCAGGGACGCTCGGCCGCGGCGCTGGAGCGGATGCACGGCACGATCGAGCGCTACGAGCAGCTGTGCGCGGACTTCGGACGGGATCCGGCGCAGGTCGGCCTGGCCTGGGTAACGGCCCGGCCCGGAGTGACGTCCACGGTCATCGGGCCGCGCACCCCCGACCACGTCAAGGACGCGCTCCAGGCACTGGAATCGCCGCTGTCGGACGAGCAGACCGCTCTTCTGGAGGAGCTGTTCCCGCCGATCGGCAACGGCGGGACGGCTCCGGACGCATGGCTCAGCTGA
- a CDS encoding NDP-hexose 2,3-dehydratase family protein — MSTASAGPPAPTAGARTRSAAARRFAESARTTPSLAEFDKLVGRTQENVRTITETVPLDRLHGWHRDRRTGFIAHESGRFFSIEGLQVDKQGPGAGRQSPSAAWGQPIINQPETGILGFLVKEFDGVLHILMQLKAEPGNRNGLQLSPTVQATRSNYTGIHGGLPVPYLEYFQEPAHVIADVRQSEQGSRFLRKRNRNMIVETSDPVPARDGFVWLTLGQLHRLLAVDDLVNMSTRSVLACLPLGEDTDAAAEDGFATALARSLAPGGPALHPLVDVLSWITETRTLSELHARTVPLDALTDWAFTGGRIRHRGGKHFEVIGVEVEAVGREVGHWWQPMIRARSTELAALVVTRLRGVLHVLMQLRIEPGLTDTAELAPTVQCTPADCAHLPPEQRPPFLDLVQNARPADIRFDTVLSDEGGRFYHTGSRHLVVETEWQPEPPEFRWLTPGQLEDLAQHSHYLNMQARSVLACLRSRYDGGDR, encoded by the coding sequence ATGAGCACTGCGTCTGCTGGGCCACCGGCGCCCACGGCCGGAGCACGCACCCGTTCGGCGGCGGCACGGCGGTTCGCCGAGTCCGCACGGACGACGCCGAGCCTGGCCGAGTTCGACAAGCTCGTGGGGCGGACCCAGGAGAACGTGCGCACCATCACCGAGACGGTGCCGCTGGACCGCCTGCACGGCTGGCACCGCGACCGCCGCACCGGCTTCATCGCCCACGAGAGCGGCCGCTTCTTCTCCATCGAGGGCCTCCAGGTGGACAAGCAGGGCCCCGGGGCCGGCCGGCAGAGCCCGTCGGCGGCGTGGGGACAGCCCATCATCAACCAGCCGGAGACCGGGATCCTGGGCTTCCTGGTGAAGGAGTTCGACGGGGTCCTGCACATCCTGATGCAGCTCAAGGCCGAACCGGGCAATCGCAACGGCCTGCAGCTCTCCCCCACCGTCCAGGCCACCCGGAGCAACTACACCGGCATCCACGGCGGCCTGCCCGTGCCGTATCTGGAGTACTTCCAGGAGCCGGCGCACGTCATCGCCGACGTGCGCCAGTCCGAGCAGGGCTCGAGGTTCCTGCGCAAACGCAACCGGAACATGATCGTGGAGACCTCGGACCCGGTCCCGGCGCGGGACGGCTTCGTGTGGCTGACGCTGGGACAGCTGCACCGGCTGCTGGCCGTCGACGACCTGGTGAACATGAGCACCCGGTCGGTGCTGGCCTGCCTGCCGCTGGGCGAGGACACCGACGCCGCCGCGGAGGACGGCTTCGCGACCGCGCTGGCCCGATCCCTGGCCCCGGGCGGCCCGGCACTGCACCCGCTGGTGGACGTCCTGAGCTGGATCACCGAGACCAGGACGCTGTCGGAGCTGCACGCCCGCACCGTCCCGCTGGACGCGCTGACCGACTGGGCGTTCACCGGCGGCCGCATCAGGCACCGCGGCGGCAAGCACTTCGAGGTGATCGGGGTCGAGGTGGAGGCGGTGGGCCGGGAGGTGGGGCACTGGTGGCAGCCGATGATCCGCGCGCGGTCCACGGAGCTCGCGGCGCTCGTCGTCACCCGGCTGCGCGGCGTCCTCCACGTGCTGATGCAGCTGCGGATCGAGCCGGGGCTGACGGACACCGCGGAGCTGGCGCCCACCGTGCAGTGCACCCCGGCCGACTGCGCGCACCTGCCGCCGGAGCAGCGGCCGCCCTTCCTGGACCTGGTCCAGAACGCCCGGCCCGCCGACATCCGCTTCGACACCGTCCTGTCCGACGAGGGCGGCCGGTTCTACCACACCGGCAGCCGGCACCTCGTGGTCGAGACCGAGTGGCAGCCGGAGCCGCCGGAGTTCCGCTGGCTCACCCCGGGCCAGCTGGAGGACCTGGCCCAGCACAGCCACTACCTCAACATGCAGGCCCGCAGCGTGCTGGCCTGCCTACGGTCCCGATACGACGGAGGCGACCGGTGA
- a CDS encoding class I SAM-dependent methyltransferase, translating to MTDPEHKNPRLLPHESAQEKEVRERLTKLLTETPIPPVYLIDNLPVYLRRHQLADLLTMDALYRMLPEIPGVIMEFGVLHGRHLATLAALRGIHEPYNSFRRIIGFDTFTGFPDVADIDRVSPSATPGRFAVPADEVEHLREVLAAHEAGDPIPHVQRTFVVQGDVRETVPRYLEENPETVIGMAFFDLDLYAPTREVLQAIRPHLVKGSIVAFDELGHPRWPGVTAAIRETLGLENMTLRQLPFREQPVIYARWGE from the coding sequence ATGACCGATCCCGAGCACAAGAATCCACGGCTCCTGCCGCATGAGTCCGCGCAGGAGAAGGAGGTCCGCGAAAGGCTGACGAAACTCCTGACGGAGACGCCGATTCCGCCGGTGTATCTCATCGACAACCTTCCGGTCTATCTGCGCCGCCATCAGCTGGCCGACCTGCTGACGATGGACGCGCTCTACCGGATGCTGCCCGAGATCCCCGGCGTGATCATGGAGTTCGGCGTCCTGCACGGCCGCCACCTGGCCACCCTCGCCGCGCTGCGCGGAATCCACGAGCCCTACAACTCCTTCCGGCGGATCATCGGGTTCGACACCTTCACCGGATTTCCCGACGTCGCCGACATCGACCGGGTGAGCCCGAGCGCGACCCCGGGCCGGTTCGCGGTCCCCGCCGACGAGGTCGAGCACCTGCGCGAGGTGCTGGCCGCGCACGAGGCCGGCGATCCGATCCCGCACGTCCAGCGGACCTTCGTCGTGCAGGGCGACGTCCGCGAGACGGTTCCGCGGTACCTGGAGGAGAACCCGGAGACCGTCATCGGGATGGCCTTCTTCGACCTCGACCTCTACGCGCCGACCCGTGAAGTGCTCCAGGCGATCCGTCCGCACCTGGTGAAGGGCAGCATCGTCGCCTTCGACGAGCTCGGACATCCGAGGTGGCCGGGCGTGACCGCGGCGATCCGCGAGACGTTGGGCCTGGAGAACATGACGCTGCGCCAGCTGCCCTTCCGCGAGCAGCCCGTGATCTATGCGCGCTGGGGCGAGTGA
- a CDS encoding LmbU family transcriptional regulator, giving the protein MLHGDPSVQDRKDVARGDRDLGGALDTSTFITRRGLRLPRRMAFEKWVGIGNYLSGVMSASSWCLGDWLVYGEATFTGRYRDAIELTSLDYQTLRNHAWVARSFPMSRRRDRLSFTHHAEVAALPEPEQDFWLLKAEQHAWSVKRLRREVRASLVERNTGGENQLSEEAQNVHQLPVRSAESKVSTSVEDTVSLSVSVPADCLEFCRATATRLGLNLDAWVAQILVAVAESTGERNDLHLPQIG; this is encoded by the coding sequence ATGCTTCACGGGGACCCGTCTGTGCAGGACCGGAAAGACGTGGCCAGAGGCGACAGAGACCTCGGTGGTGCATTGGACACCTCGACGTTCATCACCAGAAGAGGTCTGCGGCTGCCCAGGCGGATGGCATTCGAAAAATGGGTGGGAATCGGCAACTACTTGTCCGGGGTGATGTCCGCCTCGTCGTGGTGCCTCGGGGATTGGCTGGTGTACGGGGAGGCGACTTTTACCGGTAGATACCGCGATGCCATCGAATTGACCTCGCTAGATTACCAGACGCTGCGGAATCACGCTTGGGTGGCCCGGAGTTTTCCGATGTCTCGTCGCCGGGACAGATTGAGTTTCACGCACCACGCCGAAGTGGCGGCCCTTCCTGAACCCGAACAGGACTTCTGGCTGCTGAAGGCCGAACAGCACGCGTGGTCGGTCAAGCGGCTGCGCCGCGAGGTGCGGGCCAGCCTGGTGGAACGGAACACCGGCGGCGAGAACCAGCTCTCCGAAGAAGCCCAGAACGTGCACCAGCTCCCGGTCCGGAGCGCGGAGTCGAAGGTCTCCACCTCGGTCGAGGACACCGTCTCGCTGAGCGTGTCGGTCCCCGCGGACTGCCTGGAGTTCTGTCGGGCCACGGCCACCAGACTCGGCCTCAACCTCGACGCGTGGGTGGCCCAGATCCTCGTGGCGGTCGCGGAATCCACCGGCGAGCGCAACGATCTGCATTTGCCGCAGATCGGCTGA
- a CDS encoding cytochrome P450: MRLTPGTGQETDLDRVDLFDLDLYSSGDPHRVWDVMRAEAPLHHQVLPDGREFWSVTRYDDVCRVLGDHRFFTSERGTVVTHLGVDDVAAGTLLTSTDPPRHSQVRRAIGTVLTARAVAPWEDRIRAAVVRFLEPALDGGVFDLAERALRLPMIVAGPVLGIPEPDWDELVQLTAMVTAPSDPHFQLGTEAATLAISHHELVTYVTEWVRARRSAGGGRDGSLLDHLTNVSVGGVPLTDEEIALDGYSILLGANVTTPHTVSGTVLALIERPEQFAKVKADPSLLPNLVEEGLRWTSAACNFMRYAVSDTPIGGGVVPARGAVVAWIGSANRDESQFPDPHEFDATRNAGRQIAFGFGPHYCIGAPLARMTLRIFFSELSRRFGSVELAGEPEHLRSYFIAGMTHLPVVAKK; encoded by the coding sequence GTGAGGTTGACGCCCGGTACCGGCCAGGAAACCGACCTCGACCGCGTCGACTTGTTCGACCTGGACCTCTACAGCTCCGGCGATCCGCACCGCGTCTGGGACGTGATGCGCGCCGAGGCGCCGCTGCACCACCAGGTGCTGCCCGACGGCCGGGAGTTCTGGTCGGTGACCCGGTACGACGACGTCTGCCGCGTGCTCGGCGATCACCGCTTCTTCACCTCCGAACGCGGCACGGTGGTCACCCACCTCGGCGTGGACGACGTCGCCGCCGGCACGCTGCTGACCTCCACCGACCCGCCGCGGCACAGCCAGGTCCGCCGGGCCATCGGCACCGTGCTCACCGCGCGTGCCGTGGCGCCGTGGGAGGACCGGATCCGGGCCGCGGTCGTGCGCTTCCTGGAGCCGGCGCTCGACGGCGGCGTCTTCGACCTCGCCGAGCGGGCGCTGCGCCTGCCGATGATCGTTGCCGGCCCGGTGCTGGGCATCCCGGAGCCGGACTGGGACGAGCTGGTGCAGCTGACCGCGATGGTCACGGCGCCCTCGGACCCGCACTTCCAGCTCGGCACCGAGGCCGCGACGCTGGCCATCTCGCACCACGAGCTCGTCACCTACGTCACCGAGTGGGTCCGGGCGCGGCGCTCGGCCGGGGGCGGCCGGGACGGCAGTCTGCTGGACCACCTGACGAACGTCAGCGTGGGCGGCGTGCCGCTGACCGACGAGGAGATCGCGTTGGACGGCTACAGCATCCTGCTGGGCGCCAACGTGACCACCCCGCACACCGTCTCCGGCACGGTGCTCGCGCTGATCGAGCGCCCCGAGCAGTTCGCGAAGGTCAAGGCCGACCCCTCGCTGCTGCCCAACCTGGTCGAGGAAGGGCTGCGGTGGACGTCGGCCGCCTGTAACTTCATGCGGTACGCGGTGTCCGACACCCCGATCGGCGGGGGCGTGGTCCCGGCCCGCGGCGCGGTCGTCGCCTGGATCGGGTCGGCCAACCGGGACGAGTCGCAGTTCCCGGATCCGCACGAGTTCGACGCCACCCGCAACGCCGGCCGGCAGATCGCGTTCGGATTCGGCCCGCACTACTGCATCGGGGCCCCGCTGGCCCGGATGACCCTGCGGATCTTCTTCAGCGAGCTGTCGCGGAGGTTCGGATCCGTCGAGCTCGCCGGCGAGCCGGAGCACCTGCGCTCCTACTTCATCGCCGGCATGACCCACCTGCCCGTCGTCGCCAAGAAATGA
- a CDS encoding thioesterase II family protein: MTSGPTPARSPWFLRPPAPSGLAARVFCFPRSGTGASAFSAWPAAIGAAQVCPIQFPGRENRLAEPHYGTYEQLADSLVEPLTPLLDRPFAFFGHCAGAMPAFETVLRLAERSLPLPSCLIVSGQPAPRYAGSDRMLALTEAELRAELEAVVRGRGIEPRPDMIDLGMLTLRGDVAAARAYRRDEPVALGCPVVVLQWRDDLDVRPDHIQEWRRYADPVEIRVVDGGPQDFATPPEELSKVLAGWM; the protein is encoded by the coding sequence ATGACATCCGGTCCCACCCCCGCCCGGTCGCCGTGGTTCCTGCGGCCGCCGGCCCCGTCCGGCCTCGCCGCCCGGGTCTTCTGCTTCCCCCGGTCCGGAACCGGCGCCTCGGCCTTCAGTGCGTGGCCGGCCGCGATCGGCGCGGCGCAGGTCTGCCCGATCCAGTTCCCCGGCCGTGAGAACCGGCTGGCCGAGCCCCACTACGGCACGTACGAACAGCTCGCCGACAGCCTGGTCGAACCGCTGACGCCGCTGCTGGACCGTCCCTTCGCGTTCTTCGGCCACTGCGCCGGCGCGATGCCGGCCTTCGAGACCGTGCTCCGGCTCGCCGAGCGCTCGCTGCCCCTGCCGAGCTGCCTGATCGTGTCCGGCCAGCCGGCGCCGCGGTACGCCGGCAGCGACCGGATGCTCGCCCTGACCGAGGCCGAGCTGCGCGCCGAGCTGGAGGCGGTGGTCCGCGGCCGGGGGATCGAGCCGCGGCCCGACATGATCGATCTGGGCATGCTGACGCTGCGCGGCGACGTCGCGGCGGCGCGGGCCTACCGGCGGGACGAGCCGGTCGCGCTGGGCTGCCCCGTCGTGGTCCTGCAGTGGCGCGACGACCTCGACGTGCGCCCGGACCACATCCAGGAATGGCGGCGCTACGCGGACCCGGTCGAGATCCGGGTCGTCGACGGCGGTCCCCAGGACTTCGCGACACCGCCGGAAGAGCTGAGCAAGGTGCTGGCCGGATGGATGTGA